A section of the Ranitomeya imitator isolate aRanImi1 chromosome 7, aRanImi1.pri, whole genome shotgun sequence genome encodes:
- the UQCRC2 gene encoding cytochrome b-c1 complex subunit 2, mitochondrial, with amino-acid sequence MTLISGARFLSRRLYSATAAAKSEAAVGARLLPEELEITKLPNGLVIASLENYSPASKIGVFVKAGSRYESGNNLGVNHVLRLASNLTTKGASSFKITRGIEAAGAGLSVTSTRENMVYTVECLRDYVDTVMEYLINVTTAPEFRRWEVSDLQGRVKNDRLLAYQNPQVGVLENLHAASYRNTLANSLFCPDYRIGKVSPDELHQFVQNHFTSARMALVGLGVSHSVLKQVGEQFLNIRSGAGVASVKAQYRGGEIREQNGNDLVHAAVVVEGATVGSPEANAFNVLQHILGAGPYIKRGSNTTSKLSQAVSKATNQPFDVSAFNANYSDSGLFGVYAVSQAATTTDVIKAAVNQVKVVAQGSVTEADITRAKNQLKAHYLLSVENSSGMFNEIGTQALASGSYSSPAAVIQNIDAVTSADVVNAAKKFISGKKSLAASGNLENTPFASDL; translated from the exons ATGACGCTCATCAGCGGCGCCCGGTTCCTCTCG AGACGGCTGTATTCTGCAACAGCAGCCGCAAAGTCCGAAGCTGCCGTAGGAGCGCGTCTTCTGCCCGAGGAGCTGGAG ATCACAAAGTTGCCAAATGGGCTGGTAATCGCGTCTCTAGAAAACTACTCCCCGGCTTCTAAAATTGGAGTATTTGTGAAGGCTGGAAGCAGATATGAAAGTGGCAACAACTTGGGCGTTAATCACGTGCTCCGCCTGGCATCAAACCTG ACTACAAAGGGAGCCTCTTCTTTTAAAATAACCCGAGGCATAGAAGCTGCAGGCGCAGGATTAAG TGTAACATCTACGAGGGAAAACATGGTGTACACCGTGGAGTGTCTGAGGGACTATGT TGATACCGTAATGGAATATCTGATTAATGTCACTACGGCCCCTGAATTTAGAAGATGGGAAGTGTCTGACCTCCAGGGCCGAGTGAAGAATGATAGACTTCTGGCTTATCAGAACCCACAAGTCG GTGTCTTGGAAAACCTTCACGCTGCATCTTACCGCAATACACTTGCTAACTCCTTGTTTTGTCCTGACTACAGAATTGGAAAAGTGTCGCCCGATGAG CTACATCAGTTTGTACAGAATCACTTTACAAGTGCAAGAATGGCCCTGGTTGGACTAG GTGTCAGCCATTCGGTCCTGAAACAAGTCGGAGAGCAGTTCCTGAACATCCGAAGTGGCGCTGGTGTTGCATCTGTGAAAGCTCAGTATCGCGGAG gtgAGATCCGAGAGCAGAATGGAAACGATCTTGTCCACGCTGCAGTCGTTGTGGAAGGAGCAACTGTCGGAAGCCCTGAAGCCAATGCATTCAATGTCCTCCAGCACATCCTGGGTGCAGGACCCTACATCAAGCGGGGAAGCAACACCACCAGCAAATTGTCTCAAGCCGTATCCAAAGCTACTAATCAGCCCTTTGAC GTTTCTGCATTTAATGCCAACTATTCAGATTCTGGACTTTTTGGAGTTTATGCTGTATCTCAGGCAGCTACAACAACAGAT GTGATTAAAGCTGCAGTGAATCAGGTGAAGGTTGTTGCACAAGGCAGTGTCACAGAGGCTGACATTACAAGGGCCAA GAACCAGCTAAAAGCACATTACCTGCTGTCTGTGGAGAATTCCTCTGGGATGTTTAATGAGATTGGCACCCAGGCGTTGGCGTCCGGCTCCTACTCATCACCAGCGGCTGTCATCCAGAACATAGATGCCGTCACCAGTGCCGATGTAGTAAAT gcggCAAAGAAGTTCATTTCTGGGAAGAAATCTTTAGCCGCTTCAGGAAACTTGGAAAATACTCCTTTTGCTTCTGATTTGTAA